In Borrelia parkeri, the genomic stretch TCTTCTAGTTTTTCTTCTAGTTTTTTTCCTCTATCTAATACCTTTTTCAACAAATCACGAATCTCTTCTCCTCTTTTTTCAACCTCTGTAACTGCATCATTACTATTTTTACTATTGATCAGTGCATTAAATATATTATAAAAATTTTCTGCTGTCATATTTTCTTTTGACAAATCAACACCATTTCTCAGAACAAGAATCTTGTACGATGCACAATCTAACATGGAATTATATTCACTTATTTTCTGCCTAAGATTTAAAACTTCTTCCATAGTAGAATACTTGTCAAAAATAAAGCGATATTTAAAGGGATCGTTCGGGATTCTAAACCCTTTAAATAAGATATCTAAAGTAGGAAATGACATTCTGCCTAACATATACAATAAACCTTCAATAGCAGGCCTATAGCGATCTCTCTTCTCTGATGCATCTACACTATTATAAGCAGACTTAGAAACTCTAAGAAAGGGACACATTGTATGTATTGCAAATGCTAAAGCATAAATAAGATCAGGATCATAACCCATAGATGCATAAATAATTTCTTCATTGAAACGATAGTACCATCTTTTTGCATCAAATATCTCATTAAAGACCAAGAACGGGGAACCTTCTCCTTCCATATTAATAGGTTCATGACCCTTAATAAGCTTTTTTGAGCTATAAAGATCTATTATTTCGTCATAAAATTGTTTTAAAGCTCCCTTTTTTGTTGTTGCTTTTTTTTCTACTAGAAAATCTAAACATCCATTAAAATCTATTTTAGCAATTATGTCTTTTTGTTCACTTGAAGGAGGGATCACAGGAGGAGAAGGAGGGATAACAGGAGGAGAAGGAGGGATAACAGGAGGAGAAGGAGGGATCACAGGAGGAGAAGGAGGGATAACAGGAGGAGAAGGAGGGATAACAGGAGGAGAAGGAGGGATCACAGGGGGAGAAGGAGGGATCACAGGGGGAGGAGGAGGGATCACAGGGGGAGGAAGAGGGATCACAGGGGGAGGAAGAGGGATCACAGGAGGAGAAGGAGGGATTGGTCTTTTGCTCTCAATTACCATTTTATTCGATCTAGCTCCAAACAATTTTGAAACTAAACTTTCTTCTTCTCTTATTTTTGTATTGTGCTCACAACTTATTATCAACACAATCAAAAACATCATATTTATTCTTACCATTAAATTTCCCCTTTTTTGTAATTTATAACAAATTTTAACTATTATTATTCAGCATATCATCAACATTAAGAACTAATCTTTGTTTCTCTCTTATAACCAGACCTCTATTCATTAAGTCTGATAAATAATTCCTTATTCTATAATAAGATAAATTCGTATCTTTCTTAATAACCCTCAAAGACTTTATGGTACGATTATCATATTCTAAATTAGACGCAATAAATTCAAGTGATTCATCAACACTTTTAGACGGTTTTTTATTCTTTCCTACACTAGGAATGCGACTACCTTGTATCTTTTCAACCTTACTTCTTGTAGGTAATGGAACAGAGTGTAATAACTTTTGTTCATAAAACCTATGATAAGCATTCTGTATTATACAAAATACCATCGCTAAAAATATATCTAGACACACAGACAATAATAGTAATGAATAAACAAAAATTATATTAAGATAATCATCTCTAGCAATAACAACAGATGTCCCATTTAAAACATTAGCCGCTTTAATGCGATTATTATTTACAGCTGTTGTTTCAATCAAATTACCAAGTTTAAAACGCAAATCTCTTAAAGATTGTAAATGCTCATCCCTTTGATTAAACAAAGCCTTGTTCTCTTTGACTGCATTCTCAATTTCTCTCATGTAATCTTGCTTCATAGTTCTATATGTATAGTCTAAGCTCAAATGTTTATTCTTGGCAAATTCTATACGACCATTATTATTCCTTATCTTAACATCAATACTAGCTATTTCACCTTCAATTATTCGCTCTTTATCAGATAGTAGTTTACGCAAACCTTCTTCTTTTTCTCTCTGACCTTTTTTAATACTTACAACAGTATCCCTAATAATATCTTCAAACATCAAGCTAAAGAAACTCTCAAAACTCATCCATGAACTTACAGATTGTGTTACAAGTCCTATTACTAATAATACAAATATTGCTACTCTCTCTAAGCAAGCAAACACTGAAGCCTTAAACATACCTTCAAACACACGCTTCCTTAGTAAATACAGAAAATATAATAATATTGAAGATGGTACCATTATAATGACTATTGTAAATGGTAGTGTAAAATATAGACTAGAATTACTACTAACATTATAACTTGAAATCCCTCTATGAGAATGTAACACATTGAAGAAAAATAAGAACAGAGCAAACATTATCAACCAAATGTTACGAATAAAAAATTCAACATTAAGTTTCCAAGAATCTAGAATACTAAACTCAATATTAATATTTTTTTTATTGTCTCTACCTATCATAAAAGCACCTATACCCTAATTATATTACCACACAATTAACCAATTTTATATACCCTTAACTACTTGTAATGAAACACTTAAACTGTAATGAAATACTCAAACTGTAATGAAATACTCAAACTGTAATGAAACACTCAAACTGTAATGAAACACTTAAACTGTAATGAAATACTCAAACTGTAATGAAACACTCAAACTGTAATGAAACACTTAAACTGTAATGAAACACTTAAACTGTAATGAAACACTTAAACTGTAATGAAACACTTAAACTGTAATGAAATACTCAAACTGTAATGAAATACTCAAACTGTAATGAAACACTCAAACTGTAATGAAACACTCAAACTGTAATGAAACACTTAAACTGTAATGAAATACTCAAACTGTAATGAAACACTCAAACTGTAATGAAACACTTAAACTGTAATGAAACACTTAAACTGTAATGAAACACTTAAACTGTAATGAAATACTCAAACTGTAATGAAACACTTAAACTGTAATGAAACACTTAAACTGTAATGAAACACTTAAACTGTAATGAAATACTCAAACTGTAATGAAATACTCAAACTGTAATGAAACACTCAAACTGTAATGAAACACTTAAACTGTAATGAAATACTCAAACTGTAATGAAACACTCAAACTGTAATGAAACACTCAAACTGTAATGAAACACTCAAACTGTAATGAAACACTCAAACTGTAATGAAACACTTAAACTGTAATGAAACACTCAAACTGTAATGAAACACTCAAACTGTAATGAAACACTTAAACTGTAATGAAATACTCAAACTGTAATGAAACACTTAAACTGTAATGAAACACTTAAACTGTAATGAAACACTTAAACTGTAATGAAATACTCAAACTGTAATGAAATACTCAAACTGTAATGAAACACTCAAACTGTAATGAAACACTCAAACTGTAATGAAACACTTAAACTGTAATGAAATACTCAAACTGTAATGAAACACTCAAACTGTAATGAAACACTTAAACTGTAATGAAACACTTAAACTGTAATGAAACACTTAAACTGTAATGAAATACTCAAACTGTAATGAAACACTTAAACTGTAATGAAACACTTAAACTGTAATGAAACACTTAAACTGTAATGAAACACTTAAACTGTAATGAAATACTCAAACTGTAATGAAACACTTAAACTGTAATGAAATACTCAAACTGTAATGAAATACAAATTACTGTCTCTACTAAGAAATTCCTAAATATTTTCCTAAAGACACAAATAACTGTGCTACAAAATATGACGCAGCAAGTGCAGCAACAACTGTCAAAGATGAAACTAACTGACCCTTAAATCCTAACTTGCTCTCAATTAAAGTCAATCGAGAATTGATTTGTACTAAATCAGTTTTAACAACCTCTATCTTTTCATCAAGTTTATCTACCCTAGCATCAAGTTTATCTATCTTTTCATTTAGTCTAGTCTCTACACCTTCTATCTTTTTATTTAAATCATTACTAACAGTTTCTATCTTTTCATTTAGTCTAGTCTCTACACCTTCTATCTTTTCATTTAAATCATTCCTAAATATATTGATCTTGTCATCTAAATAATGAAAATTATCCAACATTCTATCTTGAAAAATATCAAACTTTTCTTCAAGAACATAATAACTAATAATCTGACCATCAAATGTCACACTATGATAATCCTTCTTAACTCTCTCAGGTCGAACTGCACTCTTAGCTATATCTTCATCATTTACTCGTTCTTTTACTTCAACACCCATATACAACCTCTATTAATTCTTTATATTTTAATTAATTATAACATATAAATATATTTAATTAAGAAGAAGAAATTCCTCATAAAAGAATAAGGTCAGTAACAAAAGTTACTGACCTTATTCAGGGTGTAACACATTAAGGATAATAAATTATCTTGATGTGTTACAAATAATATTATATACATAATTCCAAAAAAGTCAACTGATTTTCCCGATTGTTTTAAAATATTTTTCTATTATTCTATTCTGCCATCCTAAAACTCATTGAATGCTCACGTGCTTTAAGCATACGAACAAGCTTATCAGCATCTAAAACATCACCATTGAAATTGTAATTATTAATAATTACTTGTCCCTTCCCATTGCCCTCGCTCTTTTGTATTTTATTAATTTCTTCTGCAATAATTCTCGCCTCAAGATTACGCAAATTTTCATCAATTGGGGCTGGTGTTACTCTTATAAGCTCGCTTTGTCCCATCTCACTAGTCATAAGTCCTGCACCAGGAATATATGTAGGCTTTGTTGTCATAAAATGAGCTCCCTTGCGTGCAAACTTTATCTCTTGAACAGAACCTGCAGATCTCACCTTAGCTATTCTCTTCAAAATTTCATCTAATAATTCTTCAGCACGCTTTAAATCACTATCGCGATTCCAATACCAATTATACGAATTTACCTTATCAATTTCTGCCTGAGCCTTAATTCGCTCCCCTTCTAAACTTTCAAGTTTACGATGACGCTCCATTTCAATTTTTTTAGATTCTTCAGCACCAGTTATTGCTCCACTCTCTTGTTGTCTTTTAGTTTGATACTCACTCTCTACTTGTGCAATCCGTTTTTGAAACTCTTCACCAGATATTTGTCCCTTACTTTGTGCTTGCCTTAAGAACTCAAACTCTTTACTATATTGGTCATCAAGCTCTCCTAACTTCTCCTTTCGCATTGAAATCTCACGATCAAACCCTTCCTCAATACGAGCAAGTCCAACCTCACTCTGTTTAGCTAGTTCCTCTAAATCTTTGTCACGACGCTCTTCAATCTCTTTAATTCTCTGCTCTTCCAACCCTTTAAAAATACCTACAGTAAAACTTAAAGCAGCTGAAGCCATTGCTCCCCAAGGGCCCATACTTGCTAGCATGTCTTTTGATACATCAAATAATGACTGAGTAAGGGTATCTGCACCCCTACCTGCTACAACGCCTTTTCCTAAATCTTCAGTAACAATTTTATTTACAACTCCTATAACACTATCAAAAAGTAAACTAAAATTATTACCTAAACTCTCAGCCACCGCTTCTGTTTTACTTACAATTTGAAGCAAAGTATTCCTATTTGATTCATTAAGTCTCTCAAATTCTCCCTTATGTGATTCTGCAAAATCATGGTAAAGTTTATTAATCTCAGTTTGCATCTCAGCACTAGCCTTTTCTCTCTCAGCTAAAGGACGCATCATTACTTCAAACTGCATTGAAGTCACCTTATGTTGCAAAGCTTTATGTGACTCTACAAATGACCTGTCAGTAGCAGTCTTACCAAATTCATTAACCCCTCTCTGAAGTGTCGTTAGCAAATTTTTATTTGATTCATTAAGAGACTCGAAACTAGTTAAATATTTATCAACAAATGCTTTTTGCTTGTAATTAATAGTACTAGCAAGGTCTCTCATTGCTTTCTCTTGAGCTTCATATGGAAGCATCAAAACCTCTCTATTAAGCCTTGCTATTTCATTTTGCAAATCCTTGTGTTCATTTACAAACCCAAAATTAGCCTTCGCAAAATTATTAACATCCCTCTCAACATTGGCAAGTGTTTTTTGATTCTCATCTGTTAACCTATCAAAACTTGCTCCATACTTAGCAATAAATGCCTTATTTTTAGCATTAATTATAGACTCTAAGCAATGGGTAGCCCTTTCTTGCTCCTCTAAAGGTTTTAGTGCTACTTCCCTTTGCATTTTGAAAATCTGTTTTTGCAAATCCGAATAATCGGCAATCATTTGTTTATTGAAATTATCTTTATCAATTTTATCTTGGTTCTTAAGTCTCTCCTCTCCAGACTTTTTATCCTCAAGAGGAGATTTTAAAGAATCATCTTTGCTTAGACCTAAAAATTTTAACATCTTATCCCAAATATCACTTGCCAAATTTGAAACTCTTTCAAAAAGCTTGATAATTGGATCAAATGCAACTTTAAATCCTTCAACAAATTTACCACCAACATAGGATACAAGCTCTTTAAGCTTACCAAAGAGATCCTTTACTGATGAGCTAATATTATTTACAGGCCTTACAAGTACTAAAAACCCTTGTTTTATTTTATCAAAACCCATCATAAGAATGCTAAACCACAATTTAAATCCCTCGACAACTTTATTACCAACATAAGATACAATCTGTTTTATCTTATCAAAAACCATCATCATGGCATTCAACCACAATTTAAATCCAGCAACCCATGTTTGAATATAATAATTTACAAGATCTCCCAACTTACTGAATAAAAAAATTGTTGCCGAGATTACTTTTGTAAGAGGATCTAAAAACCCTACAATTAACCATTGCTTCATTTTTTCAAAACCTATCATAAGAGGTTCAAGCGCTTGACCAAGCTCAAGGAAGAGTTTTTCACTCATTTTAGATGTTTGAAGCTGGGCATCTGATAAAGTTTTTGCTTCACGAGCAGTATTTTTATAAAATTTACCACCCTCACTTGTAGCCTTTCTTAAGGCACCGCTTAATTCTTCAAATCCAAGTCTACCCTCACTTGCCATTTCAAATAAAGAATCGCCTGCTACTCCTGCTTCTTCTGCTAAAATATCAGTAATATCAACTCCAACATCACGAAGGGACTCAAGGTCTTCTAATGCAATCCTATTACTAGCCTCCACTTTGGAGTACACTTCAGCTAACTTCTCAAGCCCTTCACTACTACCTCCTGCAGCCTCTCCAAACATACGCATTCGCTCACTAACTTCAGAAGCAGTTGCTCCATAAGAAAGCATGGTTTTAGATGCATTATTTATAGCCTCACAAGTAAACAACGTCTCTTCACCAAACGACCTCATATCATCAGCTAAGGCCCTCCCCACGTCAGCATTACCTAACATATTAGAAAAGACACCAACTTCTTCATTAAATGAAGCTACAGCGTCTAGAGACCCTGTAAATATTCCCGAAATAGCTGAACCTATCTTTTCAACCGCTTTTATAATTAATGTTATTGGCAACACACTACTTACAAGTCTATCTAAAGCCTCCCCAACCCCTTGAACCAACCCTTTTACATTAATTAAACTTTTACCAAGGCCTTTCAACGTGCTCCTTAAAGTCTTGATGTTTTTAGTTTTATCACCAACACCTTTAATCGAGTCAGCAAGCTTTTTAAAATTTTTCCCCATTTTATCAGCTTGTGAAATCAAAGCATCATAAACTGTCCCAACATTAGCCCCAGTCTTAGCAGCACTCTCCAATTTTGATTTCAAGTCATTTAGGTTTTTAAATTCTTGTTTTGCTATTCTCTCAAGTGCACTAGATATAGTGTCTAATTTATCATTATTACTAGTAGCAATTGAGAGAGGAATTATAATCTCATCAAGTGTCATTTACCTATGCTCTCACTCTCAAGTTTTTTAATGTAAAGATTAAGTTCATTTAAAACAAGTACAAACCAATAATTTTGATTATAAAGTCCACCTTCCTGTGGAAGGCTACCAACACTTCTTGAAAGCAGTGCTTGATTTATAAGGTACATTAAGGGTTGCTCATTATGTTTAATCCAACTCATTTCATTTTTCATTTCTTGGAAAAATTCATCTTTTATTCGATCTGCAAACTTCAATGCTAGGGTGTAATAGTCTCGTTTGGCAATATAGTACAAGGCAAGCTCGACTTTTTTGAAGCACCCTCCACTTTTAAGGTATCAGACACATTGTTAATCTCAATTGCTAAATTTGATAACATATCTTGTAAAAGTACAGCATCCTTCTCAACTATTTCCTTAGTTACAAGATTACCACTCTGGTCAAATAGTCCTCTAAAGCCTACAACATTATCTCTCCAAATTTTTTTTACAAATTCCATCTGTCGATTTGTCACGTCCAAAGCTACCCTAGTATCAACTTCTTTGGTAGAATGTTTAGTTAATTTTTGAAGTAATTCAATTTGAAAACCCTTAATTTTTTCAATAAATCCATAATTTACACCCTCAAGTATTACAAATGCTTCCTCACTATCCTTGTAATTAGCATTATCCACATTTCCTTTTCTTCTTATATAATCTGGAATATAAGGCAACTCAATACGACCTGACAAATTAACATTAATTACCATAAAACTATAACCTCCTCTAGATTTCAAAAAATTTAGCGTCTGCAATATAGTCATAAGACATTGAAACTAACGGCTTTGAAAGCGTTACTTGATATTTTTGGTCAATTTTTTGATTTGATAAATCCTGCCCTGGACTAAATGTTGCTATTTGCCCTTGTCCAATCATAAATTTAGTTCGCTGGTCTTCACTTTGACCTTGATTTATAAAGACTACAAAAAACTCATAATTACGAGGGACTATACGTCTTCCAAAATCATACTTACTACCATTCTCATTCTTTTTAACAACATTTCGGTTTACAAAGTGTGAATGTTCTATATAAGTCTCAAGCAATTCTTCCCTATTCTCAGAAGTCTCCTTAATAGAGTACCCTGAGAACTCAACTGTTTGTTCTGGTATCTTACCAATAGCTGATATTGAACCACATACTGTCTTTAATGTCTCAGTAGCTTTAGTTGAACTGATTGAATATGCATTACCAATACAATACGTTCTAAAAAGCAATACTTCAATCTCATCATTATCATCTAAACATTTTTTCAAATCTTCATACATTGAGTCGTGATAGTATAAAAAATTACCTTCTTTTAAATCCAAAGTACCAAGCTTAGAATTTGCACTTACAGTTTTAACTCTAAAAATACATTCTTTGATTGATTTCCACTTACTAGGCTTGGTAGTTGACAGGGACACGTCTTTTACAACCAGGGCCTTAGGCTCCCCGTCAGTAGGAGCAGTATTATTCTTAATTACATTACCCTTAAAGCACCACTTGAACTTAAGGGTATTAACTGATACTAAAACAACACCACAGGGCATTTTTAATTTTTGTTCGGCCATTTAACTCTCCTTTCCCACACACAATAAACCTAAATCACTCCCATTAATCCTGATACCAAGATTGACTCTTACTACAGTTACCATATCACTATCTTGCAAGTCATCATCTATAACTTGCGAGTCATCAATAGTAAATGACTTAAGATAATATTTAGACACCAAAAAGTTAACTATCAAAGTAGCAACCTCAAGACCAAGAGTTGGATGGTCCTTATTATGTGTATAAACTAAAAAATCAAAACCTATCCCAAAAGAATAATCTTTACAACTAAGCACAACTTCTCCTATGCTTTTTAATGCAAAAACTATCGCTGGAAGCTTAAGCGTCGTACAAGTGTAAATTTCAGATTTATAGTAAATTTGTGTTGTTGCAAACTTATTGCAAAATAGATAATTCTTCAAATCCTTCTTAAATGTGCTTAAAAATTGCTTCAAAAACTTCATTTAAGCAACTCCTTTGCCTTATCTTGAAGGTTTTTTGTCCAGTTTGTATACTGCTTACTAACACCCTTACTTTTTATCTTAAGCCATATAGGAACTGCAACATCAGAGAGTCCTTTATAAGAAGCCCATGCTCTAATTCTTGCCAAACTAGGCTTTGGAAAACCTGGGGTGTACACTTCTCCTAAGTCTAACTTCCCTAATAGGGAAGAGTTTACTTTGATACTAATATCAAAACCCTTCTCTGAGTTTACAGATTCAATACTAGATATATCACTAAGACGACCTGGGATTTCGGACCCGAGAACACTCAAATTTTTTCTTATCTTAAGCCCAATTAAGCTTTTAACTCTTTGGAAAATCGATTTTCTTATATTAATCAAATTAACCTCCCTGCAAGATACTAGCCAATACTTAAAAAAGTCTGATGGTCAACTCTAGAAAAAAGAGAATCAAGTTGATCAAGCAAGTGTCTAAACTTACAATCTTTTTGTTGCAAAGCCTTAAAACACCTAGAATTAAATATTTCCGAGTACACAACATCAAGCAATATAAGTAACCAATTTCTGTAAGCTTCTCTTTCTATATGATAGAGACCCAAAATTGATTTTGAATACCTTAAACACTCCAAAAGCTGGGGCTTTAGATAAGATGGTATATCTACATTACCATCCTCTCTAATACACATACTCAAAGACTCTATTGAAGTTGTACTTATCCACATAACCAGAATATCTTTATCATCATTACTCTCACTCATATTAGTAAATCTCTTGCAAAATACTAGCTAGCCTAAATTACTCTCAACTTGAAATAGTAATCTCAACAACTTCTTGTGGATGAAAATGAATAACACCTGCTGACTCCATTGACGCATGAATATAATCACCATCAGCACCTGCAAATCGTCTAAAGAATATTTCAGGAATCATTGGCACAAACATTACTTCTGGATTTGGCTCATAAAGAATTGGATGAGTAAGTCCTTTAAACACTGAAGTTATTATATTATGGTCTTTTAAAAGCGCATCCTTTACTGTTATGTATTGTGGTTCACTGTAGAGATCTAACAAAAGATGTGAAAATTTATGTGGTAAGAGTAGATGATAAAACCCATCAAGTTTTTCCTTATACTCCTCAGATTTACGTTTAGCCTCCACAACCTTTTGATGCAGCGCACTTCCAGTATTTAATGATGAAGAAGATGTACTTGTTATTTTACTTCTTCCAGTAAGTGTTGCAATACCTTCCATCTTAATCTCAGGTTTTCCAAAAATAATTGAGTGATAAGCATCTTTCATAAGACCAAGTTCCAAATTAGCCTTAACTTCCTCCTCACTTACAGAACCATACATCAAATCCTTAAGCGAAATTCTCTGCACTGTATCAAATACATGCATTTTGTATGCCATCTCTTGAAAGAAAATACCACTCCTTCCAATCTCATTACTATAATCTCCAAAACTTGCAGTAACATTATGCTCTAATACTGCCTTACGAGCCACATAATATCCTTGTCTAAGCTCACTCCTGCTTATAATCTTATAAGGCATTAGCTCTTCAAGGCCCTCTCTAGCAAGTTGAACAACATCTCCACGATACGTACCACTTGACTCTATAAAAATACTTCTACTCATACTCTAAAAACCTCCTAAACTTATGAAGAAAATTTCCTATTACCACTAGAATCATATTCATGACCAATCTGAATATCTAATAGCACTACCTTACCTGAAGAAGTAGTAGTAGTACTAGTTCCCACATCCTTGATTCTCCCAACCTGAATTCCTCCCTTACCATCTTTAGAAAGTTTCCCTGATTTAAAAAATACGTACTGACCAATTTTAGGATCTGAGAAAGATGTATCAAGGGTTACTGCCACTTCACCACTTCGTCTAATAGGAACTAGTTCACCTGGTAAATAATTCTCCACCTCATGCGATGCTATATTTGTCTTTCTCATAGCAAATCCACGAATAACATGAATGTTGTTTGAAGAAGCACTAACTGTACTAGATGTTGCTTTTTTTACTAAAATATCTCCCATAGAAGATGATTTACTTGATACTACTAAATCTCCAGGACATACAGGATCTGAGCCAACATCAACTATTCCAGTCTCAGTTTGATGAAGTCCAGATTTATGCTCAAGTCCTGGGGTAAAATTTTTCTCTACTTTAGTAAAATCAAAATTAGACATTTAAAACCTCCCTAGGTATAAGTCTCTCCTTATGTCTTTGTGCTTTAGTATTATTTATGATCTTTCCAACATATCTATTGCGAGAATTTACCATTTGTTTGTAAGCTGTAAGTTCTTGTACAAGTAAACTTATATTCTCAATTTGTGAATCAAGATCACCAGATTCATCTACCCTAAATTTGATGCTATATTTCTTCTTCATAGCATCTAAGAATGCCAATTTCGCATCCTTTATACTACTTGCATTAGCAAATGGGGGAGTAATTTCATACTGCTCGCAAGCTTTCTCTAAATGTGCTAAAAGTTTAGAATCTTTAAAAGCATCAACTTCAGCCTGCTTTTCAGCTTGTTTGCGAGCTTTAGTAAAATTACTCTCAG encodes the following:
- a CDS encoding structural cement protein Gp24, whose product is MSNFDFTKVEKNFTPGLEHKSGLHQTETGIVDVGSDPVCPGDLVVSSKSSSMGDILVKKATSSTVSASSNNIHVIRGFAMRKTNIASHEVENYLPGELVPIRRSGEVAVTLDTSFSDPKIGQYVFFKSGKLSKDGKGGIQVGRIKDVGTSTTTTSSGKVVLLDIQIGHEYDSSGNRKFSS
- a CDS encoding BdrQ protein encodes the protein MGVEVKERVNDEDIAKSAVRPERVKKDYHSVTFDGQIISYYVLEEKFDIFQDRMLDNFHYLDDKINIFRNDLNEKIEGVETRLNEKIETVSNDLNKKIEGVETRLNEKIDKLDARVDKLDEKIEVVKTDLVQINSRLTLIESKLGFKGQLVSSLTVVAALAASYFVAQLFVSLGKYLGIS
- a CDS encoding tape measure protein, with amino-acid sequence MTLDEIIIPLSIATSNNDKLDTISSALERIAKQEFKNLNDLKSKLESAAKTGANVGTVYDALISQADKMGKNFKKLADSIKGVGDKTKNIKTLRSTLKGLGKSLINVKGLVQGVGEALDRLVSSVLPITLIIKAVEKIGSAISGIFTGSLDAVASFNEEVGVFSNMLGNADVGRALADDMRSFGEETLFTCEAINNASKTMLSYGATASEVSERMRMFGEAAGGSSEGLEKLAEVYSKVEASNRIALEDLESLRDVGVDITDILAEEAGVAGDSLFEMASEGRLGFEELSGALRKATSEGGKFYKNTAREAKTLSDAQLQTSKMSEKLFLELGQALEPLMIGFEKMKQWLIVGFLDPLTKVISATIFLFSKLGDLVNYYIQTWVAGFKLWLNAMMMVFDKIKQIVSYVGNKVVEGFKLWFSILMMGFDKIKQGFLVLVRPVNNISSSVKDLFGKLKELVSYVGGKFVEGFKVAFDPIIKLFERVSNLASDIWDKMLKFLGLSKDDSLKSPLEDKKSGEERLKNQDKIDKDNFNKQMIADYSDLQKQIFKMQREVALKPLEEQERATHCLESIINAKNKAFIAKYGASFDRLTDENQKTLANVERDVNNFAKANFGFVNEHKDLQNEIARLNREVLMLPYEAQEKAMRDLASTINYKQKAFVDKYLTSFESLNESNKNLLTTLQRGVNEFGKTATDRSFVESHKALQHKVTSMQFEVMMRPLAEREKASAEMQTEINKLYHDFAESHKGEFERLNESNRNTLLQIVSKTEAVAESLGNNFSLLFDSVIGVVNKIVTEDLGKGVVAGRGADTLTQSLFDVSKDMLASMGPWGAMASAALSFTVGIFKGLEEQRIKEIEERRDKDLEELAKQSEVGLARIEEGFDREISMRKEKLGELDDQYSKEFEFLRQAQSKGQISGEEFQKRIAQVESEYQTKRQQESGAITGAEESKKIEMERHRKLESLEGERIKAQAEIDKVNSYNWYWNRDSDLKRAEELLDEILKRIAKVRSAGSVQEIKFARKGAHFMTTKPTYIPGAGLMTSEMGQSELIRVTPAPIDENLRNLEARIIAEEINKIQKSEGNGKGQVIINNYNFNGDVLDADKLVRMLKAREHSMSFRMAE